In Drosophila innubila isolate TH190305 chromosome 2R unlocalized genomic scaffold, UK_Dinn_1.0 1_C_2R, whole genome shotgun sequence, the following are encoded in one genomic region:
- the LOC117784315 gene encoding probable salivary secreted peptide yields MRVCFLAALVIFSLLALGRGEDIKRSHSVTWGARVFRDTHLERVIINEKSKFLRVVTRDYTFKQQTFYRKITQIVITDQNKNGKGGYAHLKQGGPGATFAHIHFKSQRNNGISFIVDIYGL; encoded by the exons ATGAGAGTTTGTTTTTTGGCTGCATTGGTAATATTTTCCCTGTTGGCTCTTGGCCGCGGTGAGGACATCAAAAGGAGTCACAGTGTTACGTGGGGAGCACGTGTTTTCAGGGACACACATCTCGAGAGGGTTATCATTAATGAAAAGTCGAAATTTTTGCGTGTGGTGACACGTGATTATACTTTCAAGCAGCAG ACCTTCTATCGTAAAATCACACAAATTGTGATTACGGATCAGAACAAGAACGGCAAGGGGGGCTATGCACATCTGAAACAAGGTGGACCAGGTGCCACATTTGCACATATTCATTTCAAGAGTCAACGCAACAACGGAATAAGTTTCATTGTCGACATTTATggtctttaa